A genomic stretch from Pochonia chlamydosporia 170 chromosome 4, whole genome shotgun sequence includes:
- a CDS encoding glyoxalase-like domain-containing protein: MLEIGSIVWGVRDINNFPRLIEFWCKALNYKPAREPDTDWAILIPKSGTGQQMALSVVTSTTVKRQRHHLDLYASDQKAEIDRLLSLGATLAERDYPDGADYVVLEDPDGNAFCVIDKGS, translated from the coding sequence atgcTCGAAATCGGTTCCATCGTCTGGGGCGTCCGcgacatcaacaacttcccgCGCCTTATCGAATTCTGGTGCAAAGCACTAAACTACAAGCCAGCCAGAGAACCAGACACCGACTGGGCCATTCTGATTCCGAAATCCGGCACAGGTCAGCAAATGGCCCTCTCCGTCGTCACATCTACCACTGTGAAACGACAGCGACACCACCTTGATCTGTATGCGTCCGATCAAAAGGCTGAAATCGACAGGCTGTTATCCCTTGGAGCAACATTAGCGGAGCGGGATTATCCCGATGGTGCAGATTACGTTGTCCTGGAGGACCCTGATGGGAATGCGTTTTGTGTCATCGACAAAGGCTCATAG
- a CDS encoding acetyltransferase (GNAT) domain-containing protein, producing MAPETFYFGQPCLENGTVILKPFDPNIHVSQFVQSIKDNPESFNLTQLPPSKTEDEFVDFYNTTFKRPKNCLYAIYYKETSPDGPEPPSTYAGTIALAGTSKQDAATELGILLFPSFRKKHIATNAVGLMLLWLLDPPSAGGLGFRRVEWQANVENSSSRKLALRLGFELEGIKRWARVVTDCEVSVSADALAERNGTVKELPGRHTAIYSIVWDEWSEKRPAIVSLVGELKMTCQS from the exons ATGGCTCCTGAAACCTTTTACTTTGGCCAACCGTGCCTAGAAAACGGCACCGTGATTCTCAAGCCTTTCGAC CCAAACATTCATGTATCGCAGTTTGTCCAGTCTATCAAGGACAATCCAGAGAGTTTCAATCTCACACAACTTCCCCCCTCAAAGACGGAGGATGAATTCGTCGACTTCTACAACACAACCTTTAAGAGGCCGAAAAACTGCCTCTACGCAATCTACTACAAGGAAACGTCGCCTGATGGACCCGAACCTCCAAGTACTTACGCTGGAACGATTGCACTGGCCGGTACTAGCAAACAGGACGCCGCCACAGAACTTGGCATACTCTTGTTCCCAAGTTTCCGGAAGAAGCATATTGCAACGAATGCTGTCGGACTCATGTTGCTCTGGCTGCTTGATCCGCCTTCTGCTGGTGGACTGGGTTTCAGGCGCGTCGAGTGGCAAGCTAATGTTGAGAATTCGTCTTCTCGTAAACTTGCTCTCCGTCTGGGTTTTGAGCTCGAAGGCATCAAGAGGTGGGCTCGTGTCGTTACAGACTGTGAGGTGTCGGTGTCGGCGGATGCACTTGCGGAGAGGAACGGTACTGTGAAGGAACTTCCTGGGAGGCATACGGCCATCTATTCGATTGTATGGGATGAATGGAGTGAGAAGCGTCCTGCTATTGTGTCGCTGGTTGGAGAATTGAAGATGACATGCCAGTCATGA
- a CDS encoding methyltransferase (similar to Metarhizium robertsii ARSEF 23 XP_007820306.1), translated as MGAKETTQFKLAQRMYTKRASDYDSSWHAEYSKRFIKVASIKQNDHILDLACGTGLDALEAASLVGDNGRVICVDATESMLEAFQQKLHQNTTLARLIKLFQHDVTDLSTCKEIERGSFDLILCSNAFVLFAGDAAKVVRDWSEYLKVGGRMVIDIPHQLSFRQGNLLETVFDRLGIPFPSKRLWVKSIDSFKGILEHEGLVVEHIETVDDVSGKGHVFADGTSLQADEMFDSSMKVIPSPQGMSLEELAARAKPLFREEWEKAAVDGKVEIYDTLYIYVAAKKK; from the coding sequence ATGGGAGCAAAAGAGACTACTCAGTTTAAACTAGCGCAACGCATGTATACAAAACGCGCCAGTGACTATGACTCGTCCTGGCACGCCGAATACTCAAAGCGGTTTATAAAAGTAGCGAGCATCAAGCAAAATGATCACATCCTCGATCTTGCCTGCGGAACTGGCCTTGATGCTCTCGAAGCGGCCTCTCTAGTTGGCGACAACGGCCGCGTCATCTGTGTCGACGCCACTGAAAGTATGCTCGAAGCATTTCAGCAGAAGCTGCATCAAAACACCACGCTGGCAAGACTCATAAAACTATTCCAGCATGATGTTACAGATCTGTCAACATGCAAAGAAATCGAAAGGGGTAGCTTCGACCTAATACTGTGCTCTAATGCATTTGTTCTatttgctggtgatgctgcaAAGGTCGTACGGGATTGGAGTGAGTATCTCAAGGTTGGTGGACGGATGGTAATCGATATTCCACACCAGCTTAGCTTTCGACAAGGCAACCTACTGGAGACGGTATTCGATCGTTTAGGTATTCCTTTTCCTTCTAAGCGCCTCTGGGTCAAGTCGATCGACTCGTTCAAAGGGATACTTGAACACGAGGGTCTCGTTGTGGAACACATCGAGACGGTTGATGACGTGAGTGGAAAGGGACATGTGTTTGCAGACGGCACATCATTGCAGGCGGATGAGATGTTTGACTCGTCCATGAAGGTGATACCATCGCCGCAAGGAATGTCTCTAGAGGAGCTTGCGGCCAGAGCAAAGCCCTTGTTTAGAGAGGAGTGGGAGAAGGCTGCGGTGGATGGCAAGGTCGAGATCTACGATACGCTTTACATCTATGTGGCGGCCAAAAAGAAATAG
- a CDS encoding phytanoyl-CoA dioxygenase (PhyH) domain-containing protein, translating to MFVIRQQSSRLLRRSMATLATPKPMIIVPSAKEIQNAALDARNLEKAVRHVHRDGLVVINDIVPHAHLDHLNNRMVQDARVLQARGKDGPFNYNQGNLQQDAPPVAEFFQPSIFTNPIATQVTTSVLGPRPKWTFCSANAAMPPMPGSSPQRQPVHSDADFDHPSHPFALVVNVPLIDMEPRNGSTEIWLGTHNNDISAQEGAHGHRASGRIQEHLLSERSKACPPVQPVIKKGSIVIRDLRLWHAGMPNYSDDVRIMLAMIHFAPWYRNPMRLEFGDDVRPVLEGLEKSGKLGLEVPVDWVARGKVLEGYLNRGFGNSYDFNQEN from the exons ATGTTTGTCATCCGCCAACAATCATCGCGGCTCCTCCGCCGGTCGATGGCAACACTTGCAACGCCCAAACCCATGATAATCGTGCCCTCAGCCAAAGAAATCCAAAATGCAGCTCTTGATGCACGCAACCTCGAAAAAGCCGTCCGCCACGTCCACCGTGATGGTCTTGTTGTCATAAACGACATTGTTCCCCATGCCCACCTCGACCACCTCAACAACCGAATGGTTCAGGACGCGCGTGTATTGCAGGCCCGTGGAAAAGACGGACCATTCAATTATAACCAAGGCAATCTGCAGCAGGATGCGCCCCCTGTAGCTGAATTCTTCCAGCCATCCATATTTACCA ACCCCATCGCAACTCAAGTAACAACGAGTGTTCTTGGCCCACGACCAAAATGGACATTCTGCTCAGCCAACGCGGCAATGCCACCTATGCCAGGCTCTTCACCCCAACGTCAGCCCGTTCACTCTGACGCAGACTTTGATCACCCTTCTCATCCGTTCGCTCTCGTCGTCAATGTTCCCCTGATTGACATGGAGCCTCGCAATGGATCTACAGAGATTTGGTTGGGAACTCACAACAACGATATTTCTGCGCAAGAAGGCGCCCATGGACATCGGGCAAGCGGTCGCATCCAGGAGCATCTGTTGTCTGAGCGCTCCAAAGCATGTCCTCCTGTTCAACCGGTCATCAAGAAAGGATCAATTGTGATTCGAGACCTGCGTCTCTGGCACGCCGGAATGCCCAATTATTCGGATGATGTACGCATCATGCTTGCCATGATACACTTTGCACCGTGGTATAGAAACCCCATGCggttggagtttggggaCGATGTCCGTCCAGTGTTGGAGGGCTTGGAGAAGAGTGGAAAGCTGGGGCTGGAGGTTCCAGTGGATTGGGTTGCGAGGGGTAAGGTCTTGGAAGGTTACTTGAATAGGGGATTTGGAAATAGTTATGATTTTAACCAGGAGAATTAG
- a CDS encoding GNAT family acetyltransferase (similar to Metarhizium acridum CQMa 102 XP_007815540.1) has product MSLPVGPKVSPREAKQPPHKPLLGHTTSLVPLEPSHAASLFKHLGGPENFPRWTYMLTSGFPTLSDCERDIALWSQDNLSDRLYYTVLSGPASDPASEPVGMMCYLAIVPLHRRLEIGSVILSAALQQTRSATEAFYLLIKHAFEDLGYLRVEWKANNLNKASLKAAERLGFKFEGVFRKHMVIKGRQRDTAWFSITDEEWDGVKTGFERWLADDNFDEAGRQKKGLKECRDVA; this is encoded by the coding sequence ATGTCACTGCCAGTAGGACCAAAAGTATCTCCCCGCGAGGCAAAGCAACCACCACACAAACCACTGCTCGGTCACACCACGTCGCTCGTTCCTCTTGAACCGTCGCACGCGGCAAGCCTGTTCAAACACCTCGGTGGACCAGAGAATTTCCCCCGATGGACCTATATGCTCACCAGTGGGTTTCCTACACTGTCTGACTGTGAGAGAGACATCGCCCTATGGAGCCAGGACAACTTGTCGGACAGACTCTATTACACAGTCCTCTCAGGTCCCGCGTCTGACCCGGCCTCGGAACCTGTTGGCATGATGTGTTATCTCGCCATTGTGCCTTTGCACAGACGGCTGGAGATTGGCAGTGTCATTCTGAGTGCGGCCCTGCAGCAAACCAGGAGTGCTACCGAGGCATTCTATTTGCTCATCAAGCACGCCTTTGAGGATCTGGGCTACCTGAGAGTGGAgtggaaagcaaacaactTGAACAAGGCGAGTTTAAAGGCTGCAGAGAGGTTGGGGTTCAAGTTTGAGGGCGTGTTCAGGAAGCACATGGTGATTAAAGGACGACAGAGAGACACGGCATGGTTCAGTATCACAGACGAGGAGTGGGATGGCGTGAAGACGGGGTTTGAGAGGTGGCTGGCAGatgacaactttgatgaggcTGGGAGGCAGAAGAAGGGATTGAAGGAGTGCAGGGACGTTGCGTGA
- a CDS encoding glycosyl transferase (similar to Neosartorya fischeri NRRL 181 XP_001259116.1): MKGYPEEEEMLEIGTFQRREQYHPYPQQQAYIEEYPARPARGTPRPPRPNSYSRPNSFHPEEYVSSSPVWPPSIGGRSESQTLVDSAAGSRSSVRSWRTGQQTPVDSSVSPRYGVPFHNESGPSTPMNQSQISLTGLLKQAQPPAGGKDWIDRESIDIVHKRDDSDIWKGWRRHLFRLVPVLTFANTGLYLAYLALRIACVIWAQNAQETTYAGAWIFIAVEIAVAVPSLMHNSWTMMSMKKRYRQKLRLRGYDVPTVDVFVTCCGEDDDLVMDTVRGACDIDYPYEKFRVIVLDDAKSATLEAAICRLAASSPNVYYMAREKIPGQPHHFKAGNLNYGLEQSHLLPGGAGQFMAALDADMIPERDWLRAVLPHLLIDPKMALACPPQLFYNTPPSDPLSQSLDFFVHVIEPIKDSLGVAWCTGSGYVVRREALDEIGNFPLGSLAEDVATSTLMLGKGWKTAYVHEPLQFGTVPEDFGSHLKQRTRWAIGTVDTSFKLKFCLWGEKVRQMSFAQRFSGFLYAMLSLYTILLTISLFAIPIILIMGKPLVAYATEEQLRWLIRACFAATISNRLCEYQLWMSPYIALCLIRSFMLPKWLGGQVQAFKPTGSLASALNERDPALKRSMVRRIWTILINYMGIFHLAFVYLTLVAVVLTSYRCFVRTDDTRSLLLCLVTHAFWPPLTFIFICSSLWTPVAYAIDPPQMPDREQLLDRDPKTMVAHPNAKSKKIAFGGQAAWFEFELTTSTLYTTLVFVASFIF, encoded by the exons ATGAAGGGCTACcctgaggaagaggaaatgtTGGAAATAGGAACATTTCAGCGTCGAGAGCAATATCACCCTTACCCGCAACAACAAGCTTATATAGAAGAATATCCTGCCAGGCCAGCCAGAGGCACTCCGAGACCTCCGAGGCCAAATTCATACTCACGGCCAAATTCGTTTCATCCCGAGGAATACGTATCTTCATCGCCAGTCTGGCCACCTTCAATTGGTGGTCGTTCGGAATCCCAGACGTTGGTAGACAGCGCTGCCGGTTCCCGTTCTAGTGTTCGCTCATGGCGGACTGGGCAACAGACGCCGGTCGACTCTTCCGTTTCCCCTCGGTATGGTGTTCCATTCCACAATGAATCTGGCCCGTCAACGCCCATG AACCAAAGTCAAATCAGCCTCACAGGACTCCTCAAGCAAGCTCAACCACCAGCTGGAGGCAAGGATTGGATTGACCGTGAGTCCATCGATATCGTGCACAAGCGAGATGATAGCGACATCTGGAAGGGCTGGAGACGTCACTTGTTCAGACTGGTTCCCGTCTTGACGTTTGCCAACACTGGTTTATACCTGGCTTATTTGGCTTTGCGTATTGCATGCGTTATTTGGGCTCAGAACGCACAGGAGACAACCTATGCCGGCGCTTGGATCTTCATTGCCGTGGAAATCGCTGTGGCTGTTCCGTCCCTGATGCACAACAGCTGGACTATGATGTCAATGAAGAAGCGATATAGACAGAAGCTCCGACTTAGAGGGTACGACGTTCCGACTGTCGATGTCTTCGTCACCTGTtgcggcgaggatgatgatcTCGTCATGGACACTGTTCGAGGCGCGTGCGACATTGACTACCCCTACGAGAAGTTCCGTGTCATCGTTTTGGACGATGCCAAATCTGCAACCCTGGAGGCTGCCATCTGTCGTCTTGCCGCGTCCTCTCCCAACGTCTACTACATGGCTCGTGAGAAGATTCCTGGGCAACCTCACCACTTCAAGGCCGGAAATCTCAACTATGGCCTCGAGCAAAGCCATTTACTTCCAGGCGGCGCCGGCCAGTTCatggctgccttggatgcCGACATG ATTCCTGAGCGTGACTGGCTTCGAGCTGTCCTCCCTCATCTTCTCATCGATCCTAAGATGGCTCTCGCCTGCCCCCCTCAACTGTTCTACAACACGCCTCCATCCGACCCCCTGTCTCAAAGCCTTGACTTCTTCGTTCACGTTATCGAGCCCATCAAGGACTCGCTCGGCGTCGCCTGGTGCACCGGCTCTGGTTATGTTGTCCGGAGAGAGGCCCTCGATGAGATTGGCAACTTCCCTCTGGGGTCCTTGGCTGAAGATGTTGCCACCTCTACTCTCATGCTCGGCAAGGGCTGGAAGACTGCCTATGTTCACGAGCCTCTTCAATTTGGTACCGTTCCTGAGGACTTTGGCAGTCACTTGAAGCAGCGGACTCGCTGGGCCATCGGAACCGTGGACACGTCGTTCAAGCTCAAGTTTTGTTTGTGGGGCGAAAAGGTTCGACAGATGTCATTTGCTCAACGGTTTTCTGGATTTCTCTATGCCATGCTCAGCTTGTACACTATTCTTCTCACCATTTCGCTGTTTGCCATTCCCATTATTCTGATCATGGGTAAGCCACTGGTTGCGTACGCCACCGAGGAGCAACTCCGTTGGCTCATTCGCGCATGCTTTGCTGCGACCATTAGCAACCGCCTGTGCGA ATACCAGCTGTGGATGTCGCCGTACATCGCCCTCTGTCTTATTCGCTCCTTCATGCTGCCAAAATGGCTCGGTGGTCAGGTGCAGGCTTTCAAGCCTACCGGTTCTTTGGCCTCGGCCTTGAATGAGCGTGATCCTGCCCTGAAGAGGAGCATGGTGCGTCGAATCTGGACAATTCTCATCAACTACATGGGCATCTTCCACCTGGCGTTTGTCTACCTGACGCTTGTGGCTGTGGTCCTGACGTCGTATCGATGTTTTGTGCGCACAGATGATACGCGCTCGCTTCTGCTATGCCTGGTGACGCACGCATTCTGGCCGCCGTTGactttcatcttcatctgcagCTCTCTCTGGACCCCAGTTGCGTACGCCATCGACCCTCCGCAAATGCCAGACCGTGAGCAGCTTCTCGACCGCGATCCCAAGACAATGGTTGCCCATCCCAAtgccaagagcaagaagattgctTTTGGTGGGCAGGCTGCCTGGTTTGAGTTTGAATTGACCACGTCGACCTTGTATACCACGCTGGTCTTTGTGGCCTCATTTATCTTTTAA